From Acidihalobacter aeolianus, a single genomic window includes:
- a CDS encoding FAD-dependent oxidoreductase, which translates to MKALADHQDQLDRSYRFILPTPQILHALMHKPTFDQWARESGLRVPASYRVCSAVDVDEVLAAQPMPIVIKPSAHVSEFESQFRKAYRVETREEARKLLLEMLAVWPDLIVQEWVPGSDSDIYFCLQQLSETGQVEASFVGRKIRAWPPGTGGTASCAPAPVDDASILAERTTAFFSQRAVRGLAGMEYKRHKASGEYIAIEPTIGRTDYQEEIATLNGVNLPYACYLSAMGLHFSQSQEATPHKAFVWRDREADLLSLSRADQTARSWPAQGLAVKDALWRWADPGPWLARRRQRAWRKLKGMATHQPGLRDRKSHDA; encoded by the coding sequence GTGAAGGCGCTGGCCGATCATCAGGACCAGCTTGATCGCAGCTATCGATTCATATTGCCTACGCCTCAAATCCTGCATGCCTTGATGCACAAGCCCACTTTCGATCAGTGGGCACGGGAAAGCGGATTGCGTGTGCCGGCAAGTTATCGGGTCTGTTCCGCCGTAGATGTCGATGAAGTACTCGCAGCGCAGCCCATGCCGATAGTCATCAAGCCCAGTGCTCATGTATCGGAGTTCGAGTCACAATTCCGCAAAGCCTATCGAGTGGAAACGCGAGAAGAAGCCCGCAAGCTGTTGCTCGAAATGCTCGCAGTATGGCCCGATTTGATCGTCCAGGAATGGGTCCCGGGGAGTGATTCAGATATCTATTTCTGCCTGCAACAACTATCGGAAACAGGGCAGGTTGAGGCAAGTTTCGTCGGACGCAAGATCCGCGCATGGCCACCGGGGACCGGAGGAACGGCCTCTTGTGCCCCTGCCCCAGTAGACGATGCGAGCATTCTCGCCGAACGCACCACAGCATTTTTCAGTCAAAGGGCCGTTCGCGGATTGGCTGGCATGGAGTACAAGCGCCATAAAGCTTCCGGCGAATATATCGCCATTGAACCTACCATAGGCCGTACCGACTACCAGGAAGAAATCGCCACCTTGAACGGCGTCAATTTGCCATACGCCTGTTACCTGTCAGCCATGGGCCTTCATTTTTCGCAGTCGCAGGAAGCTACGCCCCACAAGGCTTTCGTGTGGCGCGATCGTGAAGCGGATCTGCTGTCATTGAGCAGGGCGGACCAGACAGCGCGCTCCTGGCCGGCTCAAGGGCTTGCCGTCAAGGATGCCCTATGGCGTTGGGCGGACCCGGGACCGTGGCTTGCGCGTCGGCGGCAACGTGCATGGCGGAAACTGAAGGGTATGGCAACACACCAGCCAGGATTAAGGGACAGGAAATCGCATGATGCATGA
- a CDS encoding putative O-glycosylation ligase, exosortase A system-associated encodes MRAMLFILLMVGAMPMALVEPFLGLLLWVLLSDMNPYREVYGFASTFHWVYIVAILTLVGMVLRRESVVRIYWSGLAITLLLFTISASVSTIFALVPGFAHVQYTLFIKVMVVVACMIKLVNNATRAHWMVWVLMVSIGFWAAKGGVFTLAHGGNYRVIGPEGSFIGDNNTVALAMCMALPLMRYLQFNAENHWLRRGLLGLMGLTVMAILGTYSRGGLITLAAVLLFLILKSRKRVGLLITGGIIVFFAMNFLPTHWKHRMEGLQSGAAVKSASFEDRIQSWEFATNVGLRRPLTGGGFGVWASRETWNEYGPSGYSKALAIHSIWFKVLAEQGVSGLILYILMLVLSWHALYRIRKKTKPHPESLWLYDLAGFLQVSLVGFMVAGSALPLAYFNYTLQMFGLIVALDRLSEENRGRIVLNKSFRSIASIRHKDQYNL; translated from the coding sequence ATGCGAGCGATGTTATTCATATTGCTGATGGTTGGAGCCATGCCGATGGCATTGGTCGAACCCTTTCTCGGACTGTTGCTCTGGGTTTTGCTGAGTGATATGAACCCATACCGCGAGGTATACGGATTTGCGTCCACATTTCACTGGGTGTACATCGTGGCGATATTAACCTTGGTCGGCATGGTGCTCCGGCGTGAAAGCGTGGTGAGAATTTATTGGAGTGGCCTGGCAATCACGCTACTCCTGTTCACAATTTCAGCATCGGTAAGCACGATTTTCGCATTGGTACCTGGTTTTGCTCACGTGCAATATACGTTGTTCATCAAGGTGATGGTGGTGGTTGCCTGCATGATCAAGTTAGTGAACAACGCAACTCGTGCACACTGGATGGTTTGGGTGCTGATGGTCTCGATCGGCTTCTGGGCGGCGAAGGGGGGGGTATTCACGCTGGCGCATGGAGGTAATTACCGCGTTATCGGTCCTGAGGGGTCATTTATAGGAGACAATAATACCGTTGCGCTAGCCATGTGTATGGCTCTTCCGCTCATGAGGTATTTGCAGTTCAATGCAGAAAACCACTGGTTGAGACGAGGCTTGTTAGGGCTGATGGGCTTGACCGTCATGGCTATACTGGGCACTTATTCCAGAGGAGGGCTCATTACCTTGGCCGCCGTACTGTTGTTCCTCATTCTCAAAAGTCGAAAGCGTGTTGGACTTCTTATAACTGGCGGAATCATTGTCTTTTTTGCAATGAATTTCTTGCCGACACACTGGAAACACAGAATGGAAGGTCTCCAGTCCGGTGCTGCGGTTAAAAGTGCATCATTCGAAGACCGGATTCAATCGTGGGAGTTTGCAACTAATGTCGGATTGCGGCGACCATTGACAGGCGGTGGATTCGGTGTTTGGGCAAGTCGAGAGACATGGAACGAATATGGACCGTCAGGTTATTCGAAGGCCCTCGCAATTCATAGCATCTGGTTCAAGGTTTTGGCAGAGCAGGGTGTGAGTGGACTAATACTCTATATCCTGATGCTGGTGCTTTCCTGGCATGCGCTATATCGGATTAGGAAGAAAACAAAACCACATCCAGAAAGTCTCTGGCTATATGACCTTGCGGGCTTTCTCCAGGTCTCATTGGTTGGTTTTATGGTCGCGGGCAGTGCCTTGCCTTTGGCATATTTTAACTATACGCTACAAATGTTCGGGCTTATTGTGGCGCTGGATAGGTTGTCTGAAGAAAATAGGGGCCGCATTGTTCTGAATAAATCGTTTAGGTCTATTGCTTCAATAAGACATAAGGATCAGTATAATCTGTAA